One window of Nostoc sp. C052 genomic DNA carries:
- a CDS encoding SulP family inorganic anion transporter, translating to MATSDILKEPLLLRLSRLFGGLRGDLTGGLTAAVVALPLALAFAVASGVEPKAGLYTAIVAGIVAAIFGGSSVQITGPTGAMAVVLVGIVAKYGLEKVWIAGVMAGIIQIALGVAKLGQLVKFIPYPVTAGFTNGIAVIIFCGQLNNFFGLKLPRSEHFLPGLWQSLTHVEALNWAAVALAVVVIATNVLWPRINTTIPGSLVGLVLATAIASAFHLNVPTIGTIPQSLPMPQGIPHWNDFSVIRELINPALALAALGSIESLLSAVVADGMTVSEKHNSDRELIGQGLANMIVPFFGGIPATGAIARTAVNVRSGGKTRLSGVIHGLALAIIVLTLAPLAAQIPLAALAGILMVVSLRMIEWEAIGLLMRATYSDFAVMILTWLVTILFDLVLAVEVGLIAAGALFIKRMSDLSLVKIPETEVFPPGTPLELGKEIAVYRVDGPVFFGAAERFATFLRDEPEVKYLILRLRFVPNMDTTGLVALEDIYHDLERHNCRLILTGLQPEVQQLLERTGLLNTIGLSNCFETTTEAICSISPQIACSQPIAADLKTKELMELID from the coding sequence ATGGCAACATCTGATATCCTCAAAGAACCTCTACTTTTGCGTCTGAGTCGCTTGTTTGGTGGACTGCGTGGCGATTTGACGGGAGGACTAACAGCAGCAGTGGTAGCATTGCCTTTAGCTTTAGCCTTTGCGGTAGCCAGTGGTGTGGAACCAAAAGCGGGACTTTACACCGCGATTGTGGCGGGAATTGTCGCCGCAATTTTTGGTGGTTCGTCAGTACAGATTACAGGGCCAACAGGTGCAATGGCTGTGGTATTGGTGGGAATTGTCGCCAAGTACGGCCTTGAGAAAGTTTGGATTGCTGGGGTAATGGCTGGAATTATCCAGATTGCCTTGGGGGTTGCCAAACTTGGACAGTTAGTAAAGTTTATTCCCTATCCGGTGACGGCAGGTTTTACTAATGGTATTGCCGTGATTATTTTTTGTGGTCAGTTAAATAATTTCTTTGGTTTGAAATTACCACGTAGCGAACATTTTTTACCGGGACTGTGGCAAAGTTTAACTCATGTAGAAGCTTTAAACTGGGCGGCAGTTGCCTTGGCAGTAGTAGTAATTGCAACTAATGTTTTATGGCCGAGAATCAATACGACAATACCAGGTTCTTTAGTGGGACTGGTGTTAGCAACTGCGATCGCTTCTGCTTTCCATCTGAATGTACCAACAATTGGCACGATTCCTCAATCTTTACCGATGCCTCAAGGTATTCCCCACTGGAATGATTTTAGTGTGATTCGAGAACTAATTAACCCGGCTTTGGCTTTAGCTGCACTGGGAAGTATTGAATCTTTGTTATCGGCGGTAGTGGCTGATGGGATGACAGTCAGCGAGAAACATAATAGCGATCGCGAATTAATTGGTCAAGGTTTGGCTAATATGATTGTGCCATTTTTTGGTGGCATTCCCGCCACAGGTGCGATCGCTCGGACTGCTGTGAATGTCCGTTCTGGCGGCAAAACCCGACTATCTGGGGTAATTCATGGACTTGCTTTAGCCATCATCGTTTTAACTTTAGCACCCCTAGCAGCACAGATTCCTTTAGCTGCACTTGCTGGGATTCTCATGGTGGTTAGCCTGCGAATGATTGAGTGGGAAGCCATTGGTTTATTAATGCGTGCTACCTACTCCGACTTTGCTGTAATGATTCTCACTTGGCTAGTGACAATTTTGTTTGACTTAGTTCTTGCTGTCGAAGTGGGATTGATTGCAGCCGGAGCCTTGTTCATTAAACGGATGAGCGATTTAAGCCTAGTTAAAATACCTGAAACCGAAGTATTTCCCCCTGGTACTCCTTTGGAATTAGGTAAAGAAATCGCCGTTTATCGGGTAGATGGCCCCGTATTTTTTGGTGCTGCTGAACGGTTTGCTACTTTCCTCCGCGATGAACCGGAAGTGAAATATTTAATTCTGAGGTTGCGGTTTGTGCCAAATATGGACACAACTGGGTTAGTAGCTTTAGAGGATATTTATCACGACTTGGAACGGCACAATTGCCGCTTAATTCTCACAGGTTTACAACCCGAAGTCCAACAACTACTAGAACGTACAGGATTGTTAAATACAATTGGGTTATCAAATTGTTTTGAAACAACCACTGAGGCTATTTGCTCTATCTCTCCTCAGATTGCATGTTCTCAACCGATAGCAGCTGATTTGAAAACAAAAGAATTGATGGAATTAATTGACTAA
- a CDS encoding pentapeptide repeat-containing protein: protein MNQSNSKKLTQWLVKAVFLVVVAGFTLLIQPSARAQTLTPSISAESELAPVELPMESVTAPVISPVVPPMEPLTAPVISPVIPPIVSVAANVRHLLQTNECVGCNLTGAMLKDANLQAANLEGANLQNADLERANLQQTNLQGANFQGADLGKVNLWGANLVGANLFDADLEKANLLGANLQTANLQNADLENTNLTNANIQGANLMGVDLQDAIRPEGFAIQ, encoded by the coding sequence ATGAATCAATCAAACTCTAAAAAATTAACTCAGTGGCTCGTAAAAGCAGTGTTTCTGGTAGTTGTAGCCGGATTTACTCTGCTTATCCAGCCCAGCGCTAGAGCGCAAACACTAACACCATCCATATCTGCGGAATCTGAACTAGCTCCAGTTGAATTGCCAATGGAGTCTGTAACCGCCCCAGTAATATCTCCAGTTGTACCCCCAATGGAGCCTCTGACAGCACCAGTAATATCTCCAGTTATACCCCCAATAGTCTCTGTAGCAGCAAACGTTAGACATTTATTACAAACCAATGAATGTGTTGGCTGTAACCTGACTGGCGCAATGTTAAAGGATGCAAACCTGCAAGCAGCAAACTTAGAAGGTGCAAACTTGCAAAATGCAGACTTAGAAAGGGCTAACTTGCAGCAAACAAACTTACAAGGAGCTAACTTTCAAGGAGCAGATTTAGGCAAGGTAAACCTTTGGGGAGCAAACCTGGTAGGAGCAAACCTATTTGATGCAGACCTAGAAAAAGCCAACCTCCTGGGAGCAAATCTGCAAACCGCTAACTTACAAAACGCAGACTTGGAAAATACAAATCTCACTAATGCAAACATCCAAGGAGCTAACCTGATGGGCGTTGATTTGCAAGATGCAATCAGACCAGAAGGATTCGCTATTCAGTAA
- a CDS encoding cadmium resistance transporter has product MSWLISTLIIGISVAFATTFDDNLYLTAFFGKVNRSFRPKHIIIGEFLGFTALVFASLPGFFGGLMIPTTWVGLLGLLPVAIGISNLINREEEGETVQAVSVDLTSPAKSGRQKKSLLATIRDPQTYRVSSVTIANGGNNIGIYVPLFASSNLPSLGVILCVCYFTVGVWCFLSYNLTRNPLMAPVLTRYGRKIFPFVLIYLGLSILIKSETYRLLPSLAMLGN; this is encoded by the coding sequence ATGAGTTGGCTAATTAGTACGTTAATTATTGGGATCTCCGTAGCTTTTGCAACCACCTTTGATGATAATTTATATTTGACGGCTTTCTTCGGAAAAGTCAATCGCAGCTTTCGGCCTAAGCACATAATTATCGGTGAATTTCTGGGATTCACTGCATTAGTGTTTGCTAGTCTGCCTGGTTTCTTCGGCGGTCTGATGATTCCCACTACCTGGGTTGGTTTGCTAGGTTTGCTTCCCGTAGCTATCGGTATCAGTAATCTCATCAATCGAGAAGAAGAGGGAGAGACAGTACAAGCGGTATCAGTTGATTTAACCTCTCCTGCAAAATCTGGACGCCAGAAGAAATCACTATTAGCAACCATCCGCGATCCGCAAACCTACCGCGTTTCCAGTGTCACCATTGCCAATGGAGGAAACAACATTGGAATTTATGTACCGTTGTTTGCCAGTAGCAATCTTCCAAGTTTGGGCGTAATTCTGTGTGTTTGCTATTTCACTGTTGGGGTATGGTGTTTTCTCTCTTACAACCTGACTCGTAATCCTCTCATGGCTCCCGTTTTAACTCGCTATGGTCGAAAAATCTTCCCCTTTGTCTTAATTTACTTGGGACTCTCCATCTTGATTAAAAGTGAAACATATCGACTTTTACCTAGTCTGGCAATGCTTGGGAACTAA
- a CDS encoding Crp/Fnr family transcriptional regulator produces the protein MLTSVDRLLFVRRVPIFKELRDDFIVRLTSVMNELSFPANYTIFRQGEEGRSLYIVVSGRVKVHIGNKQLAEVEQGKYFGEMAVFDTQPRSATATTLEPCEFLELTQEQLYDAIEETPEIAVNIIRELSRLIRRLNDDMSVTNPPRTNPGVFSRE, from the coding sequence ATGCTAACCAGTGTTGACCGTTTATTATTTGTCCGGCGAGTCCCGATTTTTAAGGAATTGCGGGATGATTTTATTGTGCGGCTCACTTCAGTGATGAACGAATTGTCATTTCCAGCTAATTACACCATCTTTCGACAGGGAGAAGAAGGGCGATCGCTCTATATTGTGGTGTCAGGTCGAGTTAAAGTTCACATTGGAAACAAACAACTTGCAGAAGTGGAACAGGGAAAATACTTTGGTGAGATGGCAGTATTTGATACTCAACCTCGATCCGCCACTGCCACGACTTTAGAACCTTGTGAATTTTTAGAACTGACACAAGAGCAACTTTATGATGCGATCGAAGAAACTCCCGAAATCGCGGTGAATATCATTCGTGAGTTATCCCGTCTGATTCGCAGATTGAATGACGACATGAGTGTAACGAATCCCCCGCGAACAAATCCGGGGGTTTTTAGCAGAGAGTAA